The sequence below is a genomic window from Brachyhypopomus gauderio isolate BG-103 chromosome 5, BGAUD_0.2, whole genome shotgun sequence.
CTGGAACGACCCCGACGTCCGGCCCCCCTACACGCTGGCGGCTGCAGATTACTGCATCCCCTCTTTCCTGGGCTCCACTACTGACATGGGGTGAGCTGGAggctctaacacacacacacacacacacacacacacacacacacacacacacacacacacacacacacacacacacacacacacacacacacacacactcactcactcactcactcactcactcactcactcactcactcactcactcactcactcactcactcactcactcactcactcactcactcactcactcactcactcactcactcactcactcactcactctctttctctctctctgtctctcacacgcacacactctctactctctatacccacatacacactctctcacacatacacacacatgtatacacacatgcatacacacaaaaatacatacaaacatttcaTTCTATCACCAAATTTCTTTTAGGCTCTCTGAACTCCTGCATGGTGAGGATATCAACATCCAGGAGGCGGGCCAGCCCGACTCGGTTCTGGCCAACATGCGTCGTCTGCTGAGCGTGCAGGAGCCGATGGACGTGCGTGCGCGGCCGTCTTTCAAACGCCACAACAGCGACATCTCCAGCTTCTTCTCCTTCGTCCCCGACCAGCACTCCCACCACAGGCAGGAAACGGGCGTGGCAACCAATGGCCACGCCCCACCCCCTATGCTGAAGTCCCTGTCCACGGTGCAGGAAGTTCCAAGTGTTCACTCTTCTGACTCCGACACACACTCGCCTTCTCATGCAGACCTGCCGACTGTGGTGGTCTGTGAACCCCTTGGCGACCTCAGTGCCAGCCCGGCTCACGAGCCCTCGGTGTCGGTGCCGGTGCCAGACACTGAGCACGAGCAGCAGAGTGCAGGGGAGGCGGGCGGAGCCGACAGCCCGTCAGGTGACTGCAGAAGGCTCCGCGGTAGGTCGCCGTCCcacaggagggggaggaggcagCTGTCCTTTCAGCTGTCCAGACTCGGCTCCAGGACCTCCGTTAGGAGCCTGCCCAGCCCCAAAGACGCGCTGCAAAAAGGTTTCCTTCCAGGCCCAAGTTCACCAGGCAAAAGTGCCCCCCAGGAAACTCTGCTGTTCTCCTCCTGCAGCACGCCACAAGCACCTGGTCCTGTAGGGCCTTGAGGGGCCGCAACAGGGACGACCCCACCACAAGATCCAACAATGACTGTCTAAGACTGGAACCACACTCCTGTGACTGCTATTGGCATTAAGGTATATCTGAAGTGGGATTTGCCTTAATTGGAGGCCTGTGAAACCTTCCTGGTAAGAGGTCTCGTAGGTACCAGATcttgtgagtggtgtgtgtgtgctggccgGCGTGGCCTAGTGTGCTGAACCTGAGCATGTTGCAGGCTGCCTTTTACAGTTGTCTAAAACAACTTTCCCATATGCACATTTCTATTCAGAAATCTAAACAGGTGACCACTTCAGCACTACAAAGATGAAACCATTTCCCAAAACTACAGTTTCCGTCTCCCTCTATATGATggatatttatgtttgatgaaCCAAGTGAATAAATGGGTTCAGTCCTCTGTCTGGAATTCCTTACTGAAATACTGTAACAACTTCAGGACTTTGTCCCATTATTGTCATATAAAGTGGAGAGAaagatttaaaataattttttatatatatatatatatatatatatatatatatatatatatatatatatatatatatatatatatatatttatattaattatattgattatatatatatatatatataattttagtggtgggccgttaacgcccaTAACGGCCGGCCACTAAtaaaatttaactcgcttgcagaccgttttatctgtttgtgtgtgtgtgtgtgtgtgtatgtatatatatgtatataccaAAGTCGAGATGAAATAAGAACAACTGACTCAGTTGTGCATTTACTAAGTAAAATATTTACTTCATAAGAAGAAATACAGGACCAAACATTCCAGGCAGtgcaggagagaggggtgaACAGGAGAGTCCATCTCGGCAAATTAAAGGCATGACACAGGCGCTAGACTGAGCACCACAGACTCAGTGCTGTCTGAACAGCCTGCCTGTAGCCTTCTAATCAAGCTTCATAAACTAATGACAGAATCAGATCACTTCTGTTTGTTCCAGCTTTCCTTGTAGCTGCAGACTGCAGCCTCACTGTTGCTGAACTAAGACAGACAGCTGGACCACTCTTTTGGATACAGTGTGATGTCACTTTGCTGCTGGGTCCATACAAGGTTAACTAGATGGTTACGAAGGCATTTGAACATTAAAGAACAGCGCGTACAGAACATCTAACCGCTTCAACGATGTAGGCGGTGAACAGAATCAAAGCTGAGAGTTGGTCTACTCCACACCAAGTTCAACAGCCAgcactccctctcacctcagGAACGGAAAAAATAGCGCCATATTTACAAACGGCAGCACGGTTAAGCTTTGGTGTACTGGCTGTGAGAAGGTTGGCAGATCAATGCCGCCAAAGATCAGGGGTTTTATCAGGGCAGGCTAGAGGCGTCCATCTGCTTTCATGGCCGTTAAGGCTGTGTCAGCATTACTGATAATCACACACCAATAACCCATAGAGTCCATTACTCAACACTGTAGAGAAAGCCAGTCATCAGCAGGATTTGTATTCATAAAACATAAGACCTGGTGCTATATCTGTGGCACTGCTTTGGAGAATTTCATGTTTGGATTTATGATTATAGCACATGACAGCCGAAGGCAGTGGCAGGCAATGAACAGACACAGACTCTCTTTATGAATACAGACCCAGCAGTCTGTAGGACTCTGTTACTACAGACCTGACCACCTCTTTCTCAGTAGTATCAGGCAATAATATAAAAAATCCTCTAAAGCTGCTATTTACAATATACCAAAACAGTAAAAGGAGAatgaatatgcataaaataCAGTATCAAAATCCAATATATAGTGAAGGAATGAGAAAAATATTTCTTTGTtgcttttatatattttttttctaaaaaaaGAAAGCTCTGTTAGGGTTCAATGCTTTAAGACAGGTTCATAAATACAGCAAAGACAGCAGGACTGTCTCAGCGAGGACAGCAGGACTGTCTCAGCGTCAGGAGGACCAGCCCCCTCACAATGGCTCGTTCACTCGTCTCTCCAGCTCAATGACCTTTGAACTCTCATTGGCCCGCTGGTCCCCTGACCTGTGGAAGGGTGAGACAGTATCAACACAGACAGAACTCACATTGCACATCAAATGCTAGTCATCAGCTGAACTACCTGAATGCAGTTCCTCAGAACAGTGTGAATAAACTGTCATTATATTAGTCATTTCCAGATCACCAAGAGGTATAGGAAGTGTAGTTCAATGTAGATCAAATTGCAaatgatgtatgtatgtgcaggtTTAATTTACAATTTAattcctgtgtatgtgtgtgtgtgtgcgcatgcaggTCTATTTTACACTACCCGTGTGCATGTGCAAGTCTACATTACATTacctgtgtgtatgtaggtctATGAGAAGGCCTTTCTGAATGCTCGATCCATTGTTGGGAACAAAAGTTGGGTGTGTCTCTGCTGTCTGTGGCTCTGCCTGTTTGGGTCTGTGCTGTGGCTCTGGGCGCCATGCTGTCAGGATGTTCGCTTGGCCGTCCCACTCTGGATAGTCTCCGCCCAGTCCAGAGAGGCGGGCCTCATCAACCCCACTGAGCTCGTCATACTCCAGCAGACTTCTGGACTTCACTGTCCAAATAGACACATTCGTCTTTAACTACATGATTCTTATTAAGTTACTCTCAATATATGCTACTGGAAGAGAGTTTGAACACATTAAagtgtaatatatgtgtgtgtgtgtgtgtgtgtgtatacctgtagCAGTGTACTCCTGCATGGTGAGCTCTCTGGGTAACTCAGACTTTGTGATAGATGAACAGGGACCCTGGTAGAAGCTCCCCAGGAACACAGCAAaacacagcaccaccacctACAACCAACAGAGCACAGGCACTGACTACAGCAAAACACAGCACCACTACCTACAACCATCCAGAAAGCTACTATGTCAAAAATCACAGGGGATcatcacaacacaacacaggcgCCTTTAACGACAcagcactcctccacacacagacacacacaggcgcgGACGTTATGTGTGAGTAAGCCGTGTGTTCGCACCATGAGGcaggtggaggtctgtgtgcTGGCGATCCTACAGGAGCGAGGGACCTTTCCTGCCACTGCAGCCTGCAGAGAGTGCAGCTGCTGGAGCAGagatctgaaacacacacacacacacacacatgcgcacgcacgcacacacacaccactatagGACTAACAGATAAACATCCTATAAAGAACCATGAATGTCTTTATACATTTCATAGCAAGCTAGATAAgtcaaatgtatatattttttgtatgAACTTTGTTTTATACTTAAATTAAAAACTTGGATAATGTCATACTTGTTGGTACTTTCAAGAGTCTCGACTTTCCTGCGAAGTTCATTGTTCTCATTGGAGCATGTCTCCACCCTGTGGACACAAAGAGTattgaaagacacacacacacacacacacacacacacacacacacacacacacacacacaccccagactgAGCAAAGTCATACTAAAGGTGCCATTACTTAAGTTTCACTTTTCAGCTTTTAAAATGAGTTTAAACTACTCAGTCAGAACTCAGTATAAAGTATAGAGGGGAAGTAAATGTTCGAGAAGCAACAGTGTCCTGCAGCGGCTGTGCTACTAGACTTTTACTTTTTCTCGAGGGCGTCCATGTATTCTTTCTTCTTCCTGCGACTTTCCTGAGCAGAAATCTGAGGACAAGAAATGCAGAATTTATGATGTAGAACACATCAGGATCAGAAGGAAAGGTGTTCTACATCAGATGTTTGTTTACATATgaccacacatatacatatacactgtGTACAAACCATGTGCACacccacataccacacacacacacacacacacacacacacacacacacacacacacacacacacacacacacacacacacacacacacacacacacaccttgttcTTAATCTTTCTGCGGATCTTTTTCAGGGCTTTCTCCTCAGACTTGGTGAGGGGCAGCTTTGTGGGGACTGGGTAGCCCTCAGCAATCAaggttctcctctcctcctccgttAGCAGCAGAGGACCTGAACCCTGGAGcttctgtggggggggggggggggtggagagggagagcatATAAATTACAGACATTTCAAACAAGGGAGAGAAAAATAAAgatataaacaaagacatgtGGTGAGAAGAGGAGGACATTAGCAGGTATCTTCATCATGAGGGCGTTATCAAGATGTCCTCATCATCAGCAGCCCTTCTTCATACTCACGTGTGGTGCAGTCAGCAGGGGGGAGTTGCAGAGGGAGGTGGGTGTGCGTGGCGCCACCCGCAGGCCCGGTGGGCTCTGTGCAGGGCTGGGCTGCGTGCAGGGGTGCACGGGACTCTGACTGCCCTCTGTGTCACTGCCATGGGaactgggtggtgttgggggcatCTGGAGACTCTCCAGCACTGCACAAAGGTAAACGTACCACGACATCACAACAGTGTTATTACAACATTAGCACAGCTAGCATCCAAACAGATTATTCCCAGTGAGAAGCTCCACACACGAGCGCCGCTGGTGGGGACGGTATGGAGGCGTGAGGCTTGCCTTTAGGGGAGAGGTTCAGGAACTGATCCACCTCGTGCGGCTCCAGCTTGACCTGTGGGCTGAAGCTCTCACCATCCTCCTCCATCTGCACCAATCAGAGAGCCACACAGACCGCTTTAATGACCCCACAGCTCAGCTGACTCCCGTCATAGCAGGTAAACAGATCATATGAACAGAAGATTGATGCTCCACCTTGTCCAGGCCGACCTGCTGGTGGTgcgggagagagggtgtgggcgtGGGCGCTGTGCCCGCTGGCCTGACGGTGAGTGATGGAGGCAGGGCGGGGGGGCTGGCCAGCAGAGCctccacacacagaggcacatcCACCTTCTCCATAGGCCAATCCTCCACTTCAGAGTCCCCTGCACACAGCAGCAAGGAGCCACCCATCAGAAGCAGACGTGGGGAGGAAGCTCACGTCTGATTATAGATTATGATTATATTATATACGGAGGAAGAGGTGTGAGGAAGGGGCGCACGTGTGAGGAAGGGGCGCACGTGTGCAGTAGTCTCACCAGGCTCACTGGCCGTCTCTCCCAGCAGGTGGCAGAGGGGCGTCTGCGGTCGCGAGTCTCCGCTCAGTGAGTAGCTGTGCTCCACCTGGATGGGTGGAGGTGCCGGAGAGGACCGAGTAAGCTCCTCCACCCCGTCCATGGCTTCACCCCTCCCAGACAGGAAGGGGTCACTCAGCAACTGACCGAGCAAAGCCTCTTGGGACAGGTCATCCAGGAGCTCGGTGAAGTGCTGTAGGAGAGATTGAGGTTAATCCTTTAAGGGCTGCGATGTCATCAGTCACATGACACGTGATGTTCTTACACACTGCTTACGTTAGGTTGTTTTTCAAAAGGGCAGAAATACAGAGTCAGCTACGTACAGTCCACCTGGCAGGGAAACATGGAGGCACTCAACAACTCTGCTGGGTTAAAAGCCCTCATCCTTCATGAGAGACTCTAGCCCtaaaaccctaacccctaacctctaacccctaacccctaacccctaaccctaaccttcaACCCTACGCATTTGTGCAGTCATGGTGAATAGAAAGTAAAGAAAGTTATTTTATTACCGGTCACTGAAATCTATCGGTCATTTCAGAATCACAGTAATTCTCTATTCCATTATTTAATGAGAAGAGCAGATTAGTCAGTAAAGTCAGAAAAGTGTTTTCACATCCAAAGATAAAGTCAGCACACAGGGACAGTCCACAGgtcccagcacacagagacagTCCACAGGTCCCAGCACACAGGGACAGTCCACAGGTCCCATCACAGGCAGGACTGTTCTCAACACCTTACACTGCTCTACTGTTACAGTACCAGTGCTGATACCAAAATCACAGGTGCTGGACCAGGACAGCTGCTGCCACTCAGGCCCCATCATCTTGCTGTTCTGGAAACCACAAACTGATGATATATGTGTTTGAGGGGCAGAGTCCCAGAGTCTGAAGGGTGGAGTCCAAACAGTTTACCTGCCTTAATGGCATTTACGACTAAAAGCCTAAGAACCACAGTGAATACAGCTGTGATGAATCATCAGTAGTCCACAGCAGATACAAATGACACACTGGCTAGTTGGTTCTCACAAGAAAAACAAGACAAACTGGAAAACTCATGGAGCAAAGCCACAGTGTACACACAGGAGGAGATGCTCAGAACCGTCTCCCACATGACGTCACATTGCAAATAAACTAATACAGCTTTACAACAGACGGCAGGGACTACAAAAAACTCCCATATGTATGCACAGGGCTCTCAGAACAGTGGAGACGCAGGTCTAATTTTTTAAAAGTTTGCTGGTTTGAAAGAACTGGTGCCAGTACcatcaccagcaccagcaccatcACCGGCAACTTGTTGGTGGAAAAGTGACATGAGCCAGAACACAGGTCCCAGTTTACAGTGTTTGTTAAGTTCTGGTCCTTCAGTACTTAAATGCTTATCAGCACATTCTCCAACATTCCATAGCTTAGAGTCAAAGCAAAGCAGCCAGCAACACAAGCCCCACACATTCCACCAATCAGATTCCATATGACCTTACTCGCTCCAATCAGAATGCTCAAGGCCAACTAGCCCCTCCCTGCAGCCCTCTGTCTGTGCATGACTGCCTCAAGTCTAGATGCACAAAAGCACTCAGGTTCCTCAAACAGGTCAAGACAGGCTGGCCAACACTCCCTTTAAACGGTCCTCCTAACCAATCAGCATGAGATACCCATGATGAATACAGCACGGTAGAGGGGGACGCTAACATTTTTACAAAAATAGCCATGCTAGGGAAACACAGAGAGCGTCCGCAGTCAACATGCAATcgaactgagtgtgtgtgtgtgtgtgtgtgtgtgtgtgtgtgtgtgtgtggacgtgcaCGTGTGTAAGTGCCAGATGTTCACTTCTGGATTCTGTCCACCGCAGGCCTGAAGCCAGCGGCACCTCTCCATAAGAACAGCAGCTGATCCAGCTCTTCCCATAATGCACTGCTCTTGGCCACTACGGTTAACAGAAACAGGACACTGAGCCTGATGTGACACAGAAAGCAgggcagactgtgtgtgtgtgtgtggggggagagggagagtgtgagtgtgtgtgtgagggagggagagagagtgtgtgtgcgtgtgtgtgtgtgtgtgcgtgtgtgtgagagaaagagtatgtgtgtgtgtgtgtgagagagagagagagagagagagagagagagagtgtgagtgtgtgtgagagagaaagaaagagagagagtgtgagtgtgtgtgtatgagagaggggggggagagtgtgtgtctgtgtgtgtgagagagagggagtgtgtgtgtgtgtttgagggaggAGTTATAAAGTAAACAGCAGAGTGCTGTGTGCTCCAGCTCAGGCTACAGGTCCAACAAAGGTTCTTTTCATTGGCAGAGCGGCCTGGTGTGCCAGTGTCAACCTCTCCCAGTAGAACTGGACTGGGTTTGtgttcagtgcagatggacctGCTCTGAAAGTCCTTCACACTGATCTTTGGGTCTGTGGACATGCTGCAGAAAGGAACATACTTATGGTTCCTTACACTTCCCTAAGTGAAGTGATTAAGGGCTCCTGTGGTTCCTGATGTCCAGCCATGTGTTACAGGAAGACAtcggtgtggggggaggagcagCACAGAACACACAAAACCCAACATGTggactcaatcacacacactctcacacacacactctcacacacacacacacacacacacacactctcacacacacacacacacacacacacacacacacacacacacacacacacaaacacacacactcacgctctcCTGGGGAGAAGATGAGCATGTACTTTCCAAATTTTGTCATTCCTCACCCTCCCACGTCTGTCTGTCCAGGGACACACACTAGGGTTAGTGTGTCCACATTAGTGTGTGACACACACTTTAGTGTCTGAGCTGGAAACATCTGGCCCTATGAGCATATctactctgtcctctctcctccacaccatgcccctggccacaccccccaccaggCTCTGAGCCacgcccacaccacaccaccaagcCATGAGAGGCTGCATTTCAGTTTAACCCATGAACCACCAGTCGCcatacaccactcacacacggCCAGTGAAGTTGCACCCTGCAGTCGAGCCGTGTGACTCTGTGATTACGGTGTGACTCTGTGATTACTGGGACGGGCTAAGAGTAGAATCTGTTATTACGCCCCACCCTGGTGGGGGTGCGGCGAGATGATTATGGGGATACGTCCCAAACTTGTGGGAGGACCCAGCACTCTGCTGGAGGAGCAATCAGATCCTCCACTTGtctgcacagagaca
It includes:
- the creb3l2 gene encoding cyclic AMP-responsive element-binding protein 3-like protein 2 — protein: MEILDGSEPFLQWDRNLSELSEQCENDNVLYSTHFTELLDDLSQEALLGQLLSDPFLSGRGEAMDGVEELTRSSPAPPPIQVEHSYSLSGDSRPQTPLCHLLGETASEPGDSEVEDWPMEKVDVPLCVEALLASPPALPPSLTVRPAGTAPTPTPSLPHHQQVGLDKMEEDGESFSPQVKLEPHEVDQFLNLSPKVLESLQMPPTPPSSHGSDTEGSQSPVHPCTQPSPAQSPPGLRVAPRTPTSLCNSPLLTAPHKLQGSGPLLLTEEERRTLIAEGYPVPTKLPLTKSEEKALKKIRRKIKNKISAQESRRKKKEYMDALEKKVETCSNENNELRRKVETLESTNKSLLQQLHSLQAAVAGKVPRSCRIASTQTSTCLMVVVLCFAVFLGSFYQGPCSSITKSELPRELTMQEYTATVKSRSLLEYDELSGVDEARLSGLGGDYPEWDGQANILTAWRPEPQHRPKQAEPQTAETHPTFVPNNGSSIQKGLLIDLHTHRSGDQRANESSKVIELERRVNEPL
- the LOC143514390 gene encoding bestrophin-3-like isoform X3, with amino-acid sequence MNMPWPDRLMVLISSCVRGQDEQGRLLRRTLMRYVNLISLLVFRSISTAVCKRFPTFDHVVEAGFMTPEERKVFENINSPHFKSWIPAVWFTNLAYKARQEGRIQDDVNLQAIVSELNRYRTGCTTLFLYDWVGIPLVYTQVVTLAVYTFFSACIIGRQFLDTTQGYPGHEVDLYIPIFTLLQFFFYSGWLKVAEQLINPFGEDDDDFESNWCIDRNLQVSMMAVDDMHMNLPPMTKDIYWNDPDVRPPYTLAAADYCIPSFLGSTTDMGLSELLHGEDINIQEAGQPDSVLANMRRLLSVQEPMDVRARPSFKRHNSDISSFFSFVPDQHSHHRQETGVATNGHAPPPMLKSLSTVQEVPSVHSSDSDTHSPSHADLPTVVVCEPLGDLSASPAHEPSVSVPVPDTEHEQQSAGEAGGADSPSGDCRRLRGRSPSHRRGRRQLSFQLSRLGSRTSVRSLPSPKDALQKGFLPGPSSPGKSAPQETLLFSSCSTPQAPGPVGP
- the LOC143514390 gene encoding bestrophin-3-like isoform X2; the protein is MTVTYSSKVANATFFGFHRLLLRWRGSIYKLLYREFLVFALLYTIVGLIYRWVLTDPQKRLFEKLSLYCDKYAEQIPVTFVLGFYVTLVVNHWWNKFMNMPWPDRLMVLISSCVRGQDEQGRLLRRTLMRYVNLISLLVFRSISTAVCKRFPTFDHVVEAGFMTPEERKVFENINSPHFKSWIPAVWFTNLAYKARQEGRIQDDVNLQAIVSVAEQLINPFGEDDDDFESNWCIDRNLQVSMMAVDDMHMNLPPMTKDIYWNDPDVRPPYTLAAADYCIPSFLGSTTDMGLSELLHGEDINIQEAGQPDSVLANMRRLLSVQEPMDVRARPSFKRHNSDISSFFSFVPDQHSHHRQETGVATNGHAPPPMLKSLSTVQEVPSVHSSDSDTHSPSHADLPTVVVCEPLGDLSASPAHEPSVSVPVPDTEHEQQSAGEAGGADSPSGDCRRLRGRSPSHRRGRRQLSFQLSRLGSRTSVRSLPSPKDALQKGFLPGPSSPGKSAPQETLLFSSCSTPQAPGPVGP